Part of the Oncorhynchus clarkii lewisi isolate Uvic-CL-2024 unplaced genomic scaffold, UVic_Ocla_1.0 unplaced_contig_4011_pilon_pilon, whole genome shotgun sequence genome, CATCACAACTCAAcatccaccagaccagaccatgccTGCCAATTATCACAACTCTAGCAATGGGAAATATCacttaaatgtattatttttagaTTACAAAATGTTGGAatcgatatacagtggggcaaaaaagtatttagtcagccaccaattgtgcaagttctcccacttaaaaagatgagaggcctgtaattttcatcataggtacacttcaactatgacagacaaaatgagaaaaaaaaatccagaaaatcacattgtaggatttttaatgaatttatttgcaaattatggtggaaaataagtatttggtcacctacaaacaagcaagatttctggcttagATGACAAAATGTTGGAATCGATATATATGGATGCTCTTGATCGACTTTATCAGTACCTCTAACTCATCCCTAGGAGAGAGGGTGAACCGCGTCTGTCACCAGTGTGGGAAGACTTTCACCAGTCTGGGAGGGCTGAAGAAACACCAGATGACCCACACAGGTGTAGTGGCTCCTTCTTCCAGGTGTATAGAGGATGATGTTTGTTGATGATCAGGgcgcggcagcgtagcctagtggttagggcgttgggccagtaacccgaaatGGTTGCTGGATGgaattccccgagctgacaaggtcaaaatctgtggttctgcctctgaacaggcagttaacccactgttcctaggccgtcattgtaaataagaatttgttcttaactgacttgccaaattaaataaaaatacatgatGTTAATGATATGCTGTAATGTATTATAACAGATATTAATATTATAATTGCCTACAAATGTTACCAGTGTCTCAAAACTCTCTTTGATTGGGCCTCAATGTGTTTTCTTAAAATCTGTTATTTGTGACATTGAaacgttctgtctgtctgtccgtctatTTATCAGGAGAGAAGCCGTTCCAGTGTTCCGAGTGTGGGAAAGGTTTCACTGCGCAGGGTAACCTCAAGATCCACCAGCGCATCCACACAGGTCAGTTATATTATACATGTGCCGTTTTACCTCTCAGGTTTATATATCTCAGAAAGACACTCAACGTTTTGTACCGGCTTTTAAATGAAAACGTATTTATGTTCATCTTGTTTCTGTCTCCCATGTCATTGGTATTTATGTTCATCTTGTTTCTGTCTTCCATGTCATTGGTATTTATGCTCATCTTGTTTCTGTCTTCCATGTCATTGGTATTTATGCTCATCTTGTTTCTGTCTTCCATGTCATTGGTATTTATGTTCATCTTGTTTCTGTCTTCCATGTCATTGGTATTTCTGTTCATCTTGTTTCTGTCTTCCATGTCATTGGTATTTATGTTCATCTTGTTTATGTCTCCCATATCATTGGTATGTGTTCTGTGTAGAGTTCTCATTCTCAGCCCGACGGTTTCAGGCTTGCCATGCTgtgttaaaggggggggggggggactatggaAGTCTGCCCACCTTTTCAGCCCACTATGTTTCTCTCTCAGCCGCAGTAGCAGCCAGGATTCCAGTATTGGCTGGGCCAGAGACATTTGTGGCCATGATGCAACAtttaggaaaaagtcaagggggttgTGAATTCTTTCTGATGTACAGACAGCGATTTAAGTTGAATAAAATCTCATTGACTGATTATCAGACAAGACACAGACTTTTGGTTGGGAGGAGGACAGGCTGCCACGCCAGAGAAGAGCAGAATCCACTTGTTAGGCTACATAATACGCTGGCAAAATGCTCTGATCACTTAATCTATGAGCAAACTGGAATCGAGTTACTCACTTGGCTAACATTTCCCCGGCCTAATTGTTGTCCAATATCCAAACGAAGATTCAGCGAATTaaagaaataaataataatctgcCATTTTAGttaattgatttatcaagacgaGTCACCCACACTTTTCTTAAAGCACTGTGGTGGCGCTGTCCCAATCAAGTCAGTGCTGAAATGATCATTTAGGTGACCACACACACGACTATTGCTTTAAATTAGTATAACGGTTGGATATgagcaagtatttgatacatgccttcaattgcattagcttattttattgtaatttttttttaacattaagTTGATTATAACTAAGCGCAGAGAGAAACTCCCCTATCTGTTTCTTCGTCCCCTCACTGCCGCCTGCTTCTGCAACGTTGTTCTCAACACCAGTTTAAATCAATATAAactttattaaaaaaaatgaagTTATTCTATTCACAGGGGAGAAACCGTACCAGTGCTCCCAGTGTCAGAAAAGCTTCTCCCGGCTGGCCCACTATAAAGACCACCAGCAGACTCACCGGGAGGAGAAACCGTACCACTGCAatgactgtgggaaaagcttctCCTACTTCAAGGTTCGTTGTTGTTTTATGGTCTTAATTGATCTATTTACTCCTCGTCTGCTGTTTTGTTTTTATCTTTCTCACGGTTTATTGATTTTATGTATGGGAAGCACTTTGCACTGCATTTTGTTGTAAGTAATGATCTAAATAAAGTTTGTTTTGATACAAGTCGCTCAAGTGCCACCAGATGATCCACAAAGGGGAGAACCTCCACCACTGCTCCGTATGCGGTAAAGGGTTCGCCATCCGCGGCAACCTGAAGACCCATCTGCAGACACACACCAAGGAGAAACCACACCAATGCTCAGAGTGCGGGAAACGGTTCTCCCGAGCCCACGACCTGAAGAAACACAAGCTGCTCCACACGGGGCAGAAGACCTACCACATTTGCCAGTGTGGCAAGGTGCGTGTCAATTAAAGTTACCTTATGTAGCTTTGTGTACGAACCAACAGTTTTCAGATAGAAATGCGAGTTATAGATTTGCCATTCTCTTTGAAAAGCAAGTCTTATAAGCTGTAGATCCGTTTATATGTGCGATATTTCTCTGCTTCCCCTCTTTTAATTTTCATTTTTGTGTCTTTTTGTTTCTGTCTCCAATCGAAGAGCTTCACGGAGCTGGGGAACCTGCGGACCCACCAGAGAACCCACACCGGAGAGAAACCATTCTGCTGTTCCTTCTGCGGCCGAACCTTCTTGCGTGCTGGAGACCTGAAGAGCCACCAGCGGAcacacaccggagagaaaccATTCATCTGCGCCATATGCGGGACCAGTTTCGCCCAATCTGGCAACCTGAAAGTGCATCAGATCACACACACTAAAGAGAGGCCGTACCCTTGTACTGTCTGTGATAAGGGGTTCACCACACCGGGGAGTCTGAAGCTACACatgaggacacacacaggggagcgGCCTTTCCTGTGTAGCGCATGTGGGAAAGGGTTCACGGCGTCAGGGCAGCTGAAGAGGCACCAAGAGTGTCACATGAGAGACACTGTCCAATCATCTCCTAGTGAAGACACGGGGGTGGCGGtggcttcaaaataaaagtcctctCTAAGCGGACTACGAAATAAGAGTACTGGAAACGTGCCAATGTGTGTCTGAACTGTGATCATGATGGGAGGTTTTACTGCCATtcactatgggctctggtcaaacgagacaccattcacactgggctctAGTCAAACGAGacaccattcacactgggctctAGTCAAACGAGacaccattcacactgggctctggtcaaatgggacaccattcacactgggctctAGTCAAACGAGacaccattcacactgggctctAGTCAAACGAGACACTATTCacactgggctctggtcaaacaagACACTATTCacactgggctctggtcaaacgagACACCATTCactctgggctctggtcaaaaggactgcactataaagggagtaggGACACCATTCAGGACCTACACTATTCCTCCCTTTTGCAGAACGTCAGTTGTTTACTCCGTGAGCTCAAATATGAGCTTTTTAAAGTGTCAGAGAATGTGATGTTTGACAAGAAATTGTTATCTGAGTCCTGAATGACACCCaatttagtgcactacgtttgaccaggacccatagggttctggctaaaagtagtgcactatataatagggaatagggtgccatttgggaccctgTGTGAATATGAAGGTAGTGATGGTCTTAATGGTAAAATGTCATCCATCCATTTAGAATGTACACGATCTGATATTGATCGTGGGGTGCCATTAGGGACGCAAAACAGTgtatactatactacagtactAATGAACACATTCTCTGGTAAACACAGTTTACTGATTTTGTCTCTTATTATCTGAGTATTGATCTGATTTTAATAAATAACACTAAACTATTCTACCAATGCGTTTCATCCTGTGAAAACAGTTTGAAATAATTAAGTTCCCCTGTCTTCCTGTAGGTGGTGCTATTGAGTCGCATTCACAATGCAGTCCGTAGTTTCCCCTGTCGTCCTGTAGGTGGTGCTATTGAGTCGCATTCACAATGCAGTCCGTAGTTTCCCCTGTCGTCCTGTAGGTGGTGCTATTGAGTCGCATTCACAATGCAGTCCGTAGTTTCACATGTCGTCCTGTAGGTGGTGCTATTGAGTCGCATTCACAATGTAGTCCGTAGTTTCCCCTATCGTCCTGTAGGTGGTGCTATTGAGTCGCATTCACAATGCAGCCAGTGAAGTTTGTGTTTTTAGCCCATAGCGCtctgtagtgcactgtatagggaatagtgcaccatttgttatgtagcctTAGTCCCTCCCTTTAGTGTCACACTAAAGTGTGTTTCCTACTGATAAGGAACTCTTCCTCAGAATAAACATGTATTATCCCCTAAAAAAAACAGGTGGTTTATATCGAAGAATGGACAAAATTAGTCATACCAAAGACTGGAAACAAAATGGGCTGTCGGGGAACCACGTGTAATTTAACTACACTGAACTAAAAAACATAAATGTAATAATTTCAAagattcatataaggaaatcagtcaagtgCTTGCCCAGGTGAAATTTAAAAGTGGCTGGGCCAgtgagagagatgtggagggtcaacatCTTTTAGTTTGATTTCTACATAAACATTCCTGTGTCTGATCTTCCCAGTTTTGGTTTTGGCTTCCTGTCTTTTCAGTTTGGGTTTTTATTTAGTTTGCCTCTTGAGAAAATTTAGTGGGAGTCTTTTAcgttccacttgttgttgttgctagtcaactATCAGTGGACAccccccatgagtgtctttcagaacccctcctgtttcgttttggttgttgtcagtgactctGAGCAATTATTATTTGggttttcttgctggggaacGTTACAAAATGGGTTTCAGTAGTGTTTGCTGGGGAACGTTACAAAATGGGTTTCAGTAGTGTTTGCTGGGGAACGTTACAAAATGGGTTTCAGTAGTGTTTGCTGGGGAACGTTACAAAATGGGTTTCAGTAGTGTTTGCTGGGGAACGTTACAAAATGGGTTTCAGTAGTGTTTGCTGGGGAACGTTACAAAATGGGTTTCAGTAGTGTTTGCTGGGGAACGTTACAAAATGGGTTTCAGTAGTGTTTGCTGGGGAACGTTACAAAATGGGTTTCAGTAGTGTTTGCTGGGGAACGTTACAAAATGGGTTTCAGTAGTGTTTTCTGGGGAACGTTTACAAAATGGGTTTCAGTAGTGTTTGCTGGGGAACGTTACAAAATGGGTTTCAGTAGTGTTTGCTGGGGAACGTTACAAAATGGGTTTCAGTAACGTTTTCAGTTAATGACTTTTTTTGGCATGTCGCTAACTGCTAACTACTGGAACGACACAATATGGGTGAAGTAGACAATCTCTTCCTGTCTTTTATCAGATGTGCcgaattctcacttgaaacattttgtttttgtggTATTAagctaaattacacattctgcTGACATTTGACCCCCGaagtgatctgttcttgcaataTGTAGTCTAACGTTTCAGATTTAGAGATGGTAATTATGAAGTAGTTTGGGATGTAGTAGTGAAAtactttatttaatttttttaaagtcactgagTAAACTTTGTTTCTCAAAAGTAGCGTTAGCGTACCAGTAGCTTAACTTCCAGTGTTCAGTAATTGGtggcttggtaaactatattttcagagcaGCTTTCCCAACGCTGTTAATGGGACCTGGTGCAGTCTCTGCTTTGCACCACGCCCGCTTTTCGCGAACTCGGCCCCGGGGTCCCTAAGGGGTGTGTGTATTTGAGATTTTGTCCTAGTCATACACAGCTGATTttaaataatcaactcatcaagctttgattattttaatcagctgtgtagcgcTCGGGCAAAAACcaaggtaacactttatttggttagtccatctgtagatgttctacagactatcagtaacatttctaCTAGCTCTAGCGtagccttaacccttaaccctgaccctgaccctaaactTACCCTTTACCATAACCCTTATCCTGACCCTAAACTTACCCTTTaccataaccctgaccctgaccctaaactTACCCTTTACCATAACCCTTATCCTGACCCTAAACTTACCCTTTaccataaccctgaccctgaccttaCCCTTTACCATAACCCTTATCCTGACCCTAAACTTACCCTTTaccataaccctgaccctgaccctaaactTACCCTTTACCATAACCCTTATCCTGACCCTAAACTTACCCTTTaccataaccctgaccctgaccctaaactTACCCTTTaccataaccctgaccctgaccctaaactTACCCTTTACCATAACCCTTATCCTGACCCTAAACTTACCCTGACCCTAAACTTACCCTTTACcataacccttattctaaccttGGCAAGCAGTTGCCTTATGAACAGAttgtttgttgatagtatgaccaacTGTAGAGGATCTATAGATACCAAATCTGCACTATCCAAATAAAATGTAACCAAAACCAAAATGATCCCCCTCTGGGAAATGCTGCACACAGCAATATAGAGAGATAGATTGGGGTTAAGGCCTTGTGATaaactagtgtcctgtccaggaggtgtactggtacatcaagctgcctcactacagaaacaggagatagactagtgtcctgtccaggaggtgtactggtacatcaagctgtctcactacagaaacagcagACAGAGCAGGAGCCTATGAGCTGTTCCAGATCACACAACCCAAGACTTGTGCATGGCTGCTTGCTTActcagggagggagaggtggaaggggtaagacgggaggggagagaggggttggagagtggcatggaaggcagagagagagagtgtgcagaTATTGTTGGGGAAGGAGTGGCAAGTGAGATTGGAAAAGTTCGAGGAGtatccaaattggtagttacagtcttgtcccatcgctgtatCTCCCGTACtaactcaggagaggcgaaggtcgagagccatgcgtcctctgaaacacaacccaaccaagtcgcactgcttcttgacacaatgcccacttaacctggaagccagctgcaccaatgtgtcggaggaaacaccgaacacctggcgactgtgtcagcgtaCACTGCTCccgggcccgccacaggagtcgctagtgcatgatgggacaagaacatccctgccggccaaacccctcccctaacctggacgacgctgagccaattgtgcgccgcgccatgggtctcccggtcgagGACCGGCTGCGACAGatcctggactcgaacccagaatctttagtggcacagctagcactgcagtgccttagaccactgcagtgccttagaccactgcagtgccttagaccactgcagtgccttagaccactgcaccactcgggaggccccttcACTGGTGTTTCTTAATGTATACTGCACTgtttaatctgtgtgtgtgtgtgtgtgtgtgtgtgtgtgtgtgtgtgtgtgtgtgtgcgtgtgtttccaTTCCTCCACAGAGCTTTTAGACTGTGTGTCCATCAGCTATTTGCTGCAGCCTCCTCCCTCCAGCTACAAATGTGGTGACCATGGAGTTGAGGGGGATCAGGACCAGCTACAGTGTGGTGACCATGGAGTTGAGGGGGATCAAGACCAGCTACAGTGTGGTGACCATGGAGTTGAGGGGGGATCAGGACCAGCTACAGTGTGGTGACCATGGAGTTGAGGGGGATCAGGACCAGCTAGTGTGGTGACCATGGAGTTGAGGGGGATCAGGACCAGCTACAGTGTGGTGACCATGGAGTTGAGGGGGATCAGGACCAGCTAGTGTGGTGACCATGGAGTTGAGGGGGATCAGGACCAGCTACAGTGTGGTGACCATGGAGTTGAGGGGGATCAGGACCAGCTACAGTGTGGTGACCATGGAGTTGAGGGGGATCAGGACCAGCTACAGTGTGGTGACCATGGAGTTGAGGGGGATCAGGACCAGCTACAGTGTGGTGACCATGGAGTTGAGGGGGATCAGGACCAGCTACAGTGTGGTGACCATGGAGTTGAGGGGGATCAGGACCAGCTACAGTGTGGTGACCATGGAGTTGAGGGGGATCAGGACCAGCTAGTGTGGTGACCATGGAGTTGAGGGGGATCAGGACCAGCTACAATGTGGTGACCATGGAGTTGAGGGGGATCAGGACCAGCTACAGTGTGGTGACCATGGAGTTGAGGGGGTTCAGGACCAGCTACAGTGTGGTGACCATGGAGTTGAGGGGGGTCAGGACCAGCTAGTGTCGTGACCATGGAGTTGAGGGGGATCAGGACCAGCTACAGTGTGGTGACCATGGAGTTGAGGGGGATCAGGACCAGCTAGTGTGGTGACCATGGAGTTGAGGGGGATCAGGACCAGCTACAGTGTGGTGACCATGGTACTGCTCTCATTGACAGCCTCACTGTGACCTCACTGTGACCTTCCTTCAGGCGGCAAGAGTGTTGCCTCAAGCCTTTATTGGACTGGCACTGCCAATGtaactatggcagcacccaagtgcGCAGAAGTtgcctgttttttttgtttgctaACTGATATGATACAATGTTTGGAGGTGTGACTTGTTGGAGGCGTGGCCTTAAAAATCGCTCCGTGTGAACACCAGTGGGAGGAAGTGTCAACGCCAAATTGTCTGGTATGTTGACAATAAAGATGAAACTTGTACGTTGCCAGTTCTGTAGTCTTCATGAGACTGACGTAAAATCACGCGATACCAAAGAGAACGTTAGGGTTCTATTTTCAAGACCGTGAACATTTTATCACGATATTATGACACGAATGAATGGCAGAATTAGATGtacttactctttctctctcttaccctctatctctctaactttattttttttttatctctcttACAATAGCTTACAGGGGGGATATCCGGGGGGCTTGAGGTACCGGAACGCATGAGGAAAAAAAGTGTCAATCACAAAGTAGCAGCGCAGCAGAGTAAACAGCCAAGTAGCCTACTATATATGGTGGTGAAACGGACAGCGCTCTTCAAGGTGATGATTCCTTCAAACCATTTTAGACGTCACTACTGAACACCCGTCATACGCATAGCCTATACCAGGGGTagtcaactctgaccctacgaggtccggagcctgctggttttctgttctacctgataattgaTTGCGCACACCAGGTGTCCCAGGTGTAAATCATTCCCTGATTAGAAGggaacaattttttttaaagtacagtggaactggcttcaagatccagagttgagtttgaggggccTATAGTATGCCAACCTACTCGAGTTTAGCTGTGGGGCTTAAACAAGTCTGAATTTCTTAGAGCCTAAATTTCGAGACCTCAATGTTGAGCAACATGTTTAGACGTTATTGCAGAACAAGGGCCACATGAACACACACTCAGCTGTGGGCCTTACAACACATCAATGTAACAGTAGGACAAATATCACAATATCAGAATAtaacttcaatcaatgtagactACAGCAGAACACACTCAGCTGTGGGCCTTACAACACATCAATGTAACAGTAGGACAAATATCACAATATCAGAATAtaacttcaatcaatgtagactACAGCAGAACACACACTGCTGTGGGCCTT contains:
- the LOC139401074 gene encoding zinc finger protein 436-like codes for the protein MKRHLTIHTGERVNRVCHQCGKTFTSLGGLKKHQMTHTGEKPFQCSECGKGFTAQGNLKIHQRIHTGEKPYQCSQCQKSFSRLAHYKDHQQTHREEKPYHCNDCGKSFSYFKSLKCHQMIHKGENLHHCSVCGKGFAIRGNLKTHLQTHTKEKPHQCSECGKRFSRAHDLKKHKLLHTGQKTYHICQCGKSFTELGNLRTHQRTHTGEKPFCCSFCGRTFLRAGDLKSHQRTHTGEKPFICAICGTSFAQSGNLKVHQITHTKERPYPCTVCDKGFTTPGSLKLHMRTHTGERPFLCSACGKGFTASGQLKRHQECHMRDTVQSSPSEDTGVAVASK